A single genomic interval of Candidatus Alcyoniella australis harbors:
- a CDS encoding sigma-54 dependent transcriptional regulator, producing the protein MKALRRIEALEYGPEKQLVTRDANLAKIFQEVRKVYAPADFPVVVQGETGTGKEGVARAIHWYSGRRANPFIAINCGAISEGLAQSEFLGHEKGAFSGAISRRKGHFEVANGGTLFLDEIGDLPLDLQAILLRVIQEGEVVRVGSSRAIPVDVRVVAATNRDLKALVDEGTFRVDLYYRVAAAVVQIPPLRERPSDITMLARAFIGECGVGEGSALRIQPAAAHLLRRHPWPGNVRELRSAIRVACARAAAEKRKAIAPRDLRTPR; encoded by the coding sequence ATGAAAGCGCTCCGACGCATCGAGGCCCTGGAATACGGGCCTGAAAAGCAACTGGTCACCCGGGATGCGAACCTGGCCAAGATTTTCCAGGAGGTTCGCAAGGTCTATGCGCCGGCCGATTTTCCAGTCGTGGTCCAGGGCGAAACAGGCACTGGCAAGGAGGGCGTAGCCCGCGCCATCCACTGGTACAGCGGTCGTCGAGCCAATCCCTTTATCGCCATCAACTGTGGCGCTATCTCTGAGGGCCTGGCACAGAGCGAGTTCCTGGGCCACGAGAAAGGAGCGTTCTCCGGGGCGATCTCCAGGCGCAAGGGCCACTTCGAAGTCGCCAATGGCGGAACGCTGTTTCTCGACGAGATCGGCGATCTGCCGCTGGACCTCCAGGCCATTCTGCTACGGGTGATCCAGGAGGGCGAGGTTGTGCGGGTGGGCAGTAGCCGGGCGATCCCCGTGGACGTCCGAGTCGTCGCGGCGACCAATCGGGATCTGAAGGCGCTGGTGGACGAGGGGACGTTCAGGGTCGATCTGTATTACCGTGTCGCCGCGGCCGTCGTGCAGATCCCTCCGCTCCGCGAGCGGCCCAGCGACATCACGATGCTGGCGAGGGCGTTTATCGGGGAGTGCGGGGTGGGAGAAGGATCGGCTCTTCGGATTCAGCCGGCGGCGGCTCATTTGCTCCGCCGCCACCCCTGGCCAGGCAACGTACGAGAGCTGCGGAGCGCGATTAGAGTGGCGTGTGCGAGGGCTGCGGCAGAGAAGCGAAAGGCGATTGCGCCACGCGATCTTCGGACGCCGCGCTAG